DNA sequence from the Janibacter sp. CX7 genome:
GGTGCGGCCCTCAGCTCGTCGCCGGAGCGGTCAGAGCGTGTCGCCGCGCTCGACCATCGGCTTGGGCATGCGCGTGCGGCGCATCTGGAAGGCGCGCATCGCGAGGTACATGGCCAGACCACGCAGGTTGGTGTCGGCGCCGAAGCGCTGGAGGAGCTTCGGCTTCGTGCGACGCCACAGCAGCCACACGTCGACGATCGCGATGAGGATGAGGACGTAGACGCCGAGGAAGACGTAGGTCGCCCACGTGCCGGCGAAGAGGCTGAGCACGAGCACCGCGAGCATGAGCGGCAGGAGCAGCTCGCCGAGGTTCCAGCGCACGTCGACGGCGTCGCGGACGAAGCGACGGACCGGGCCCTTGTCGCGCGGCGGCAGGTGGCGGTCGTCGCCGGTCACCATCGCCTCGCGCATCTTGCGCCCGTTCTCGCGGCGGGCCTCGCGGTCGGCGGCCTTCGCGCCCTTGCGGTCGGCCTGCACGAGGGGACGCTTGCGCGCGGCCTCCTGGTCGCGCCGCTTGGGCGTGGGCCGGTTCTTGGCGCCCTCGCGGTGGGGCCGCTCGTCCACGGGGGAGGCGGGCTGGTCGTCCTTCTTGCGTCCGAACACGAGGAGAACTCTAGGTGCACCGCGCCGGTGGGTCGGAGCGGGTCGTCCGCGATAGCGTCTGCCGCGTGACCGACACCACCCTCACCGCAGACCAGATCGAGACCCTGCGCGCCCGCGTGCGCGAGCTGATGCCGCAGGTGCGTGCCGACCTCGAGAACCTCACCCGGATCCCGAGCGTCAGCCTCGACTCCTTCGACCAGGCCCACGTGCAGGCCTCCGCCGAGCGCACCGCCGAGCTGCTGCGGGCGGAGGGCCTCGACGTGGAGATCGTGAGCGAAGGGGGCCGCCCCGCCGTCATCGGGCACGTCGACGGCCCCGAGGGCGCGCCGACCGTCCTGCTCTACGCGCACCACGACGTGCAGCCCCCCGGCGACCTCGCCGACTGGGACTCCGACCCCTTCGAGCCGGTCGAGCGCGATGGTCGCCTCTACGGCCGCGGCGCCGCCGACGACAAGGCAGGCGTCATGGCGCACGTCGCCGCGCTGCGCGCCCACTCGGGCAACCTGCCGGTCGGTGTGACGATCTTCGTCGAGGGCGAGGAGGAGATCGCCAGCGAGTCGCTGCCGCGGCTGCTCGAGCGTCATGGCGACCGCCTGACCTCTGATGCGATCGTCCTCGCGGACTCGCTCAACTGGGCCATCGGCACGCCCGCGCTCACGACGACCCTGCGCGGCTCCCTTCGCGCCGTCGTCACCGTGCGCACCCTCGACCACGGCGTGCACTCGGGCATGTTCGGCGGCGCCTGCCCCGACGCGATCACCTCGCTGTGCCGGCTCATGGCGACCCTGCACGACGACCAGGGCGATGTCGCGATCGAGGGGCTCGTGCACACCGACGCCCCCGAGATCGACTACGACGAGGCGCGGCTGCGTGAGGAGTCCGGCCTGCTCGACGCGACCGAGCTCATCGGCACGGGCTCGATCCCCTCGCGGCTGTGGACGAAGCCGGCGGCCGTCGTCATCGGCATCGACGCCCCCGCCGTCGACGAGGCGGGCAATGTCCTCGCCGCGTCCGCCCGGGCGAAGATCAACCTGCGGCTCAACCCGACCCAGGACCCGGCCGAGGCGTGGGAGGCGCTGCAGCGCCACCTGCAGGAGCACGCCCCGTGGGGTGCGACCGT
Encoded proteins:
- a CDS encoding DUF3043 domain-containing protein; its protein translation is MFGRKKDDQPASPVDERPHREGAKNRPTPKRRDQEAARKRPLVQADRKGAKAADREARRENGRKMREAMVTGDDRHLPPRDKGPVRRFVRDAVDVRWNLGELLLPLMLAVLVLSLFAGTWATYVFLGVYVLILIAIVDVWLLWRRTKPKLLQRFGADTNLRGLAMYLAMRAFQMRRTRMPKPMVERGDTL
- a CDS encoding dipeptidase, coding for MTDTTLTADQIETLRARVRELMPQVRADLENLTRIPSVSLDSFDQAHVQASAERTAELLRAEGLDVEIVSEGGRPAVIGHVDGPEGAPTVLLYAHHDVQPPGDLADWDSDPFEPVERDGRLYGRGAADDKAGVMAHVAALRAHSGNLPVGVTIFVEGEEEIASESLPRLLERHGDRLTSDAIVLADSLNWAIGTPALTTTLRGSLRAVVTVRTLDHGVHSGMFGGACPDAITSLCRLMATLHDDQGDVAIEGLVHTDAPEIDYDEARLREESGLLDATELIGTGSIPSRLWTKPAAVVIGIDAPAVDEAGNVLAASARAKINLRLNPTQDPAEAWEALQRHLQEHAPWGATVEVELDEQGWGFAADAQGPVYDQARAAFADAWGTDPVDVGIGGSIPFVQAFAEKFPDAAILVTGVEDPDTRAHGANESLHLGEFEKVCTAEALLLARLGAMRG